Below is a genomic region from Betta splendens chromosome 8, fBetSpl5.4, whole genome shotgun sequence.
TGAACTGGGAAAGCCACAGTATCCAGTTCCCTGGTGCTTTGATCAGGTCACGAAAACGTCAGCATCCAGGAATCCCGTTCCATCGGTGCGGCTGAAGCGTGTTTATAATTGTACCGCTCGCAACTTGCGTGCAGGTCTGAGTTCAAAGCCTCGCTCTCCAGTCTAGGCTCGTGATTAAAGCGTTGTTTGGCGAACGTGTGGGTGTTCCTTAGACACCAGGCGCCAAACAAGCGCCAAAGCAAGAAGCTGGAATGAGCCCTGATGACGGTGTGAGTCAGCATCGTGTATTATGTCACTGTTTAATGCGCCAACCGGGAACGAGTGATGTCACACGGGTGCCAGCTGCGACTTGTTTTTGTTGACGACAACAGACAACAGTCACAGACAACTGTCATCACACTCTGAAGCCGGTAAAGAGGCCATTAGATGATGGGACCCCTGTAGTGACTGTTATTACCTGTTAGTCCTGACATCTTGCTACATGTATGCGCTCGTTTACAATTACATATGGAACATATGTGTGGACTTGACTgcggctgcagctgtggccCGTTGTCGGTTAACATTGCACCTTTGCGTCACTGTGTAAGAATGGAGCCGCCTTTGATTCACTTTGTCCAGACAACAAGCTGAGATGCGAACGATAAAGCGCCTGCGTGCACGGAGCAGATTAGGCCTTCATTTCCGACCGTCCGTCTCCGTGTGTTGATGCCGTTTACGCTGTAGCCCCGGCGCATTCCTCCTGTTCGTGCGAGGTCCAGAGCTCACTTTGTGGTATGTGTCTTGAATTGTTTGAATATTTCTTTGTCAGGGGGAATGAGGATACGCCGTACGACTCCAAGCACAGCATGGCCTACCCTAAGAGCAAGGCCAAGGCAGAGAAGATCGTCCTGGAAGCCAACGGCACCGAGGTACTTCCCCGTCcaccgcacgcacacaggtGTCCTGTAAAAATACAGGCGCTTTCTTTGGAGCAGCTAAATCTGAACTGAAACTAGATACTGAATGTCAGTTTAGAGGTTATTCTACTGAGCCGcgagtgtttgttttgtggacTTCTGGCCAGGAACAGTGTGCGACCGAATGCAACGCGAGCCCAAACGCGTGTTGTGATGATGCTCGCTGGTGCACGCGTTCTAACGGCGGCTCCGTCTCCCTGCAGGTGAAAGGTGGGAAGCGCTTGTACACGTGCTCGCTGAGGCCGACGGGCATCTACGGCGAGGGCCACCAGCTGATTAAGGACTTCTACACGCTGGCCGTGGACAGGGGAGGCCTGGTGATCGGGGGGGTGCCGGAACACGCCGAGCACGGCCGCGTCTATGCAGGTCGGTCcgaaatgcagtgtgtgtgtgtgtgtgtgtggggaacgGAGCAGTGCAGAGGCTGCCTGGAACCTGAGAGCAGAGTAGCACAGCGTGAGCCTCACAGCTGCTCTAAAAGCAGAAGTCACGCAGCCACTTCCTCTGCATTTCACAGTCTGATGGTCCCTCTGATAAACACTAAAATACAGGCTAAGGAGAGAAAGGCTGCGCTTTTATCCACAAAGACGTCAGAGGGAAGCAGTGAAATAATGACCTGTACAGTCTATTCCTGTCTGATGCCTGTTATCCAGCATCAGTCCCCGCCTTTAGATTTCAAAGGAATCATGATTGCTCATAGACTTGTGATGACATGACTTGTGAGCACACCGACAAGCACATTTGTCGGTGTGCTTATATGGTTTTGTCGCTTAGCCACATTTTGATGCTGGTATGTCAGTCCCCGTGCTGCGCGTATGTGCGTTTCAACCAGGCTAAACCCGGGCTTCCTGTTAACTGGCTGCTGCGCTAACAAGCTGAACCATGCATTCGACTTGATTTAAACTTTACAGTCAATAAGTCACATGACTGAGGGAAATACTATGACCACAGACAAGAAAAGTCATTATAGAAAACGGAAGAGTCTGGTTTCTCACGggcgctgcttgtttgtgttgctaGGCAACGTGGCTTGGATGCACGTGCTCGCAGCCCGGGCCCTGCGCGAGCGCCCGCAGACGGTGGGAGGCGAGGCCTTCTTCTGCTACGACGACTCGCCGTACAAGAACTACGAGGACTTCAACATGACCCTCCTCTCCTCGTGTAACTTCCGCAAGGTCCGCCTGCCCTGGCTGATGCTCTGGTTCCTGGCCATGTTCAACGACATCGTGCGCTGGATTGTGAGCCCTGTGTATAACTACACGCCGCTGCTGAACTGCTACACCCTCGCCGTGGCCGTGACGTCCTTCACGGTGAAAACGGACAAGGCGCTGCGTTACTTCCAGTACCGTCCCCTGTATGACTGGGATCAGTGTTTGTCTCGCACGAAGAAATGGGTTGAAACGTTTGCACTGGAGGACCACAAAAACTCTTAATGTCACCTCCGGTAGACACACGGGAGTGGTGTCAGTGATTTAAGCTTAGCCTTTAAACCCGTGAGCCTAGCAATAAGATTCAAACATCCTACACTCATGCATAGATTATATAGACTACCTGTTATTACATGTGATTACCTGAGAACAGACTTCCACTGGACTGCAGTATTTCTTTAATTAAATTGTATTTTGCGTCTCCGACAGTAAAGGTGTCAtatgaaaaataatttatttacgTCATTAGATGGATATAAATGTTGGTGTGTAGTGATATGAAGAAGTCAACACCTGGAGCCGTGAAGTGTTGCTCGGGCCTGAGCTGCAGAAGTCCGATATCCCAGCAGATCTATTTCTATTGGATCTGCTTGGCCTTTGTGTTCTTATTTTACAGTTGTTTGAGATTGTTCTATAGTGTTAAACATTCAATTACATATTGTATaattttagtattattattattatgtaaataaTGACGACTATAAACACAGTTTATAGGCATTTACTACCTGCATAGACATGTGCTTGTATTCCTGTTGTGTTCtgtataatttatataatttaattgCATGCATTACAGTGCAAtacataattttttttaaattcttgtATAATTTGTAATAAAAGattttttaaagatgttttgcATTGTTTTACTTTGGACATTACCCTTTTCCCTGACAATAGAAGGAGTGACTGTTTTGTGAGTGTTGTGTAACAAAGTTTGGCGCACAACTGTCAGAGCCCAACCTGCATTTCCATGGACACAGTTTTTGTTTTAGGTGGAGGGGGCCTCTCCGATTCCTGTGGAAACATGTCACCAGCCTCCAGCTGCATTACATCTGCTTGTATGACTAAGACTAAATATATGGGAGTTCCCTTTGCAGGGTTGTTTCGATGGTCCGAGGTGTTCCCTGTTTGTTACCCATAGCAATCCTCATAACAGTTACCACTGGGCTGTAAAAGCGAAAAAAAAATGACTCAAAATCTCCAACCACAATTTGTAATGCCCTTCGAAAATAAGTGAATGTTATGTGTTTGGTcttaaaaaacactttaatagAGCTACAAGTTTGAGCTTATCCGTACACTCATCACATTTTCAAGGAGTCTCCTGAGAgttagggttttttttaatgatgaaaGTAGTACTTATACTTTCCAGGTGTCTTTTAACATGCTCGCCTCAGACTGTGACCAATACTCTGTGGCCCAGTTTGAAGAAAGCTGGGCTCTGagggcaaaacaaacaacgcaATTTCCTGCAGGGATCAATATTTCTGTTCATAAGGAGCGAGGTTGGGATGTCAAGGTCAGCTGAAAGCTTGTTGTGGAGTAGactgcgccctctgctggtgcagcGTCAACTTACCATCCAAGTCAATGTGACCGTTAGTTTGAACGGTGTCGTTATTAGattgtgttattttattaacgcaggtgttgttttttatttgaaagtTATGCATTTATAAGTAACCgcttaaaaatgttttcaaccGAATGAACTAATTTAATTTTATGTCTTATGTTGTGAAAGGCAGGttcctgtgtgcgtgcgtgcgtgcgtgcgtccgatACCGTTGACGGAGACGCGCACGTAGCTGTCAGTAGGAAATACAAGCGGCCAGTGTAGGATGTACTCCTGCCTCTGTGCCTGATAAATTAACGAAAGTCAGTTTTGTTAAGGAATTCACATCGTTACCCGGAGGGTTGTTTGTTTCTACTTTAAATAACGGGAGCAAATCGGCGATCAGGTCTAATGTTAGCCGAGGTAACGACACATTCATTTAGACTATACGCGCTAAAGCTAACGGTTACATTAGGCTAAAATAAGCTAACCTAGCTAGCGGGCAACTTAGCCAGCTAGCTCGCCGACTGCAGGACGCTCGCTCTTCCAGGTCCTCACCCCGTTCAGCGGCTCCGACTGCTGTCGCGCTTTAGTTGTTTTCATTACACGGAGAAAGCCGTGGGACCGGAGCTGTGGCGGGGGGACGTGTGAACAGGAACCCCCTGGCTATCCAGGCGGACCGATCACCGTAAATCGCCGGCTGTGGGTGAGTTGAGCGGCGGAGTTAAAGTTGTAGTTGTCTGGGACAGCGGGGTGGACAAGGCCGTGGCCCCCCTCTCGGCCTGCGCTTGGCAGCCAGGGAGGGTGTTGACTATTAACTGTTACTAAACTATTTCATGTGTGCGCTGAATCGGGAAGTTCACTCGCTTCAGTAAAGTCCTAAAGATAGGAAATGGCAGCGACGTGTCTGGTGTTGTTAGCTGCTAGCACGCAACCGATAGCTTCCTAAAAACCGCTACAGACATTAACCTGCTTCATCAGCGATTTGCTGAATCTCCACGGTTATGTGCACAGATGCGTGTACGTGCGCCCAAGCCGTTGTCAAAGTGTAGGTGTGACAGTTGCAGTAAGCCTCGGGTGTGACCTCAGTGTTATGTGCTGTCAAAGTGGAGATATGTAGTGCGTCAAACCGACTTACTGTGTGTTAAAACCTGTGTGTGGAGAAAAAGAGGATATTGGGTATTATACATGTTGCATATGCTACGTGGGTGTGTACGTGTACACACGCTCCTCCCAAAATCTCCCTGATTTTCAAAATGTCATTTGCTTCTTTATCTTATAGTTTATGAAAGAGGATGTTTATTATTATACGTAAACACAGCTAGAGATTTATTTGTCCATAGAAGCTTCTCATCTGTGATGCTCTTGCTGACAATTCTACAGTTATGACTGAATGGGTCTTTATTACATTCACTAGCTCTGTTACCTCTCTTTATAGCTGCAGAAGCGATCCCAGCGAAACCATGGCTGAACTCTCCACCCTATCTCCATCCCCACCTGCACTGAGTGATCCTCATGCAGCTCCATCTATCGCTTTGTCCTCGTCACCACTTCCTGCTGCGAACAGCCCCGCTCTACAGTCAACCATTCCCGCTCCCAAGTCGTCCCTCTACAATGACATATCTTTGACAGGCAAAACTCCTGCTCAACCCATCCCCAACCCCTCCTCAAATCCTCCGACACTCCCTTCTGAGACTCACTCCTCCTTAGTACATAATGTGGCTCCACAGAGAGAGGACTTGACAGAGACTGCAGGTGATGCTATTAAGAATGAGACAAGGAGCAGTGACCCAGTAGCTGCAGAACCCCTAAATACTGAAACTGAGATCCCAGCGCTGTCAAATGAGCCATCGTCCCAGTGTGAAGTGCAGCTGGCACCCCCCTGTCCTGTTCCTAATCCAGGTCCTAATCTTTACCCCAGTGTGCATGTTACCCATAACCCCAATCTTGTCATGGATGATGGTCAGGTTTTAGCGGGCCAAccgcaggctgctgcagcttccgaTCCCACCTCTGCTCCTTCGGCATCCCCTGATGAGGCAGCAACAGTTGAAGAGAAGCAACCTCAGCCACTTCCACAAGCACAAAATGCTCAGAATCCAGCCTCCCCTGTGTCTCCAAAGCCTGACTCTGCTAGTGAAGGAGGGAAAACAGAGCTGCCCAGTAGTCCCACCAGAGCTGAACACCCCAGTCCCACTGTCCCACTGATCCACGAGCCAGCCTTTCCGCTGCCCAACCCCAAACCTGCCCCGGCTCTTGATACCCTCAGCTACCTAGACTCGGTCAGCGTGATGTCTGGGACGTTGGAGTCTCTGTCTGGGCTGGGTGAGGACGGAAGCTCTGTGGGCTCCGATTCAGAGATCAATGGCCTGACTGTCAGACGAACGGATAAATATGGTTTTCTAGGTGGAAGTCAGTACAGTGAGGGCTGGTAAGTACAAGAACATTAAATAATAACTCAGTGCCAAATATTGATAATCTTTACTGTTTAGTATTTTACATATATCAGCAAGATCTGCTTCTTTTAATGCTCTACTTCTCAGCTGTTCAAAACTGTCCGTCCTTTATCTCTCCTTGGTCTGACTCAGACAATGCTGAGAGCGTTTTTGTGACTCAATATGTACTGACCGCATATATCtgtgcccccaccccccctacacacacacacacacacccatctgcactcttcctctctttttgtCAGATTCTACTTTTCTGACAAGCTAATTGCCCATCCAGTGTTGAATAATTAAACCTGTATTGATTTACCATCAGTACAGTGAAGGATGTTCTGTGTCTGGGCAGCTCAGCGTAATGTGTAATAATGAATGCAGGGGGGAAAAGGGCCTTAAACCATTTGTGTAATGAGATTTGTTACAAATCTGTAAACACTTTTAGTGCAATATTCAAAAGGAAGAGATTTTGTCAGTAATGGAATTTTCTTACTTAATATTACAGTGACAGAGACGTTCGAGTTGAAGTtgccagacagagagagatgaaatGGCTTGACATGTTCAAAAACTGGGATAAGTGGATTAAGCATCGCTTTCAGAAGGTATGcactatttatttgtttacataATGAAACTATAAATTAATGACAGTGTTTGACTTTTAGATATATTTGAATTAGTTATTGTCACATGAAGAGACTCTTTCCAGCtcttgacttttattttattatgcaACAAACGAAGAGAGAcccacaaacatactgtacaatagtgTAAAAGCATAACTGGTCAAGCTAATACTATAATGTATGTGCGTATGTATGTATTATTAGGTGAAATTGCGCTGCAGAAAGGGAATTCCGTCTTCTCTCAGATCCACAGCCTGGCAGCTACTCTCCAACAGCAAAGAGCTCCTAGAGGCGAACCAAGGGAAATTTGAGGTATAACTGTGACCACTTTTTTTCCCGCATTGTCTTGTTTTAGGATCTCATGGTCCTAAGCTTGTTACTGATCCTCTCTCAAAGGTATTGCATGAAAATTGAGTTTGAGGTTTTATTCCTTGATTCTGGTCTGGTCTATTAGGTTTGAAACTTGTCTGTGTATAAaacctgctacagtatatgtgtggATTGTAAATATTGAAAGTAAACGAAGAAGCTGGTGTTCTTTGTTTGGGTCAAGGTTTGTGAAGGGAAGTTTTGAGCGAGTATGTTAGCATCAACTGCAGGATCGCTAAAGGAGCGCAGGCGCAGGCAGGCGAGCTGTAAGCCTCTTATCAGGACCGGTAATCCTGCCAGTCAGAGCCCTACCTTCATGTTTGCACAGAGGGGGGTCTGGACTTAGCCAAGTCTGGGTTCCAGCACTATTGTTTGTGCTTTCTGAAGATGActttcttttagttttgtttcatAGATGTGTTTTGATACAGGACCTAATCTGCTTAAATGTCAAATGCAGAAATCAATGGTAGCATTATTGTTGCAAAACtatcatttacttttttttcactacaggagctggagagagagcagggagaGGCTAAGTGGCTGGACATTATAGAGAAAGACCTCCACAGACAGTTCCCGTTCCACGAGATGTTTGCCGCCCGTGGCGGCCATGGGTAAAAAAACCCCCTCCTCAGCTTTTAAAGCAGAGTCATCTCAGTTGCGTggggtgtgtgtttggtgtttaAAGTAAAGTTTACAGTCAGTAAAACTGGTTTGTTTCTGCAGGCAACAGGATCTGTACCGGATCCTGAAGGCCTATACCATCTACCGACCCGATGAGGGCTACTGTCAGGCTCAGGCGCCTGTGGCTGCAGTGCTCCTCATGCATATGCCAGCCGAGGTAAATGTTACTAACAGTAGAGCAGAAAAGATTATGTATAATTTTCAGTTTGCTTGGTTCCTGTTTGCCCACAAACACAATTTCACATCACATTACGAGACAGAACCATTACCCGTTGCCATCGTGACCCTAAAGTTGCGTTAATCACTTTAtaagcttctgtttgttttgtactCACACTCGCTTGctatctgtgtttctgtttatccGCACGTTAATCATGCGATGGGCACACGAGAAAAGATCTGATGTGGGCGTTTGTGAGAAAGCTGAAACACAGTTGAAACTCACCCATATTCAGTTCTTACTTTACTGTGGTTACTAAATTAAACATAGCAGtgaacagcagctgcacatttGAAGCGAGAGCGATTTGGGCAGAATTCAAGTTATGCTGAAGTTTAACTGACGATCTGAGTTAGATGCCATCATACGAAGGTTTATAGTGATACTGTGTCATTTATTGGATGATTGAATAGTTAACATAACCTgattttatttctgcttttgtttcacagCAAGCTTTTTGGTGCCTCGTGCAGATATGTGAGAAATACCTACCTGGCTACTACAGCGCAGGGCTGGTGAGTGCATTCTAAAAGTTGATTTTGTATCACACACTTTTATTCCACTTTGCTCTTTACTCGTATTTTcccttttattgtgttttaggAAGCTATCCAGCTGGATGGCGAGATCTTCTTCTCCCTGTTGCGGCGCACGTGTCCAATGGCGTATCGTCACCTCAAGAAGTTCAAGATCGACCCCATTCTCTACATGACAGAGTGGTTCATGTGCATCTTCTCGCGGACCTTGCCGTGGGCCtgtgtgctgcgtgtgtggGACATGTTCTTCTGTGAAGGTACCTGGCACCTCCACACTGTTTATAGCCACcatccttttttatttctttcttcccCCACACACGTTTTATTCATCTTGACTAAAACTCTGGTGTCTGGTTGCAGGTGTGAAGATAGTTTTTCGTGTGGGcctggtgcttctgaaacagGTGCTTGGCTCTGTGGATAAACTTAGGGAACTACAGGGCATGTATGAGACAATGGAGCAGCTGAAAAACATTTCACCCGACACTATCAGAGAGGACATACTGGTCCAGGAGGTGGGTGTCT
It encodes:
- the hsd3b7 gene encoding 3 beta-hydroxysteroid dehydrogenase type 7: MAQGRVFLITGGCGFLGKHLLEVLLEKEDELAEIRVFDKHIDHSLKGLSTERTKVELVQGDITDYGSVLEASRGADVVIHAASLVDVWHRVPETLIDLVNVKGTENVVNACVECGIQCLVYTSSMEVVGPNVSGEPFIRGNEDTPYDSKHSMAYPKSKAKAEKIVLEANGTEVKGGKRLYTCSLRPTGIYGEGHQLIKDFYTLAVDRGGLVIGGVPEHAEHGRVYAGNVAWMHVLAARALRERPQTVGGEAFFCYDDSPYKNYEDFNMTLLSSCNFRKVRLPWLMLWFLAMFNDIVRWIVSPVYNYTPLLNCYTLAVAVTSFTVKTDKALRYFQYRPLYDWDQCLSRTKKWVETFALEDHKNS
- the LOC114860669 gene encoding TBC1 domain family member 10A-like, producing MAELSTLSPSPPALSDPHAAPSIALSSSPLPAANSPALQSTIPAPKSSLYNDISLTGKTPAQPIPNPSSNPPTLPSETHSSLVHNVAPQREDLTETAGDAIKNETRSSDPVAAEPLNTETEIPALSNEPSSQCEVQLAPPCPVPNPGPNLYPSVHVTHNPNLVMDDGQVLAGQPQAAAASDPTSAPSASPDEAATVEEKQPQPLPQAQNAQNPASPVSPKPDSASEGGKTELPSSPTRAEHPSPTVPLIHEPAFPLPNPKPAPALDTLSYLDSVSVMSGTLESLSGLGEDGSSVGSDSEINGLTVRRTDKYGFLGGSQYSEGCDRDVRVEVARQREMKWLDMFKNWDKWIKHRFQKVKLRCRKGIPSSLRSTAWQLLSNSKELLEANQGKFEELEREQGEAKWLDIIEKDLHRQFPFHEMFAARGGHGQQDLYRILKAYTIYRPDEGYCQAQAPVAAVLLMHMPAEQAFWCLVQICEKYLPGYYSAGLEAIQLDGEIFFSLLRRTCPMAYRHLKKFKIDPILYMTEWFMCIFSRTLPWACVLRVWDMFFCEGVKIVFRVGLVLLKQVLGSVDKLRELQGMYETMEQLKNISPDTIREDILVQEIVILPVTEALIERECSIQVKKWRESRGELTHQPVRRLHGTRAIYEYKRRAVAISSGGSFSFLGSSIPPPGPLRASSSLLSLPGFRKSKAPLYSQAKKGSFSGPSGMEGLSHQPPPAITSSASRGPSTKPPIPPGAGQRPPAPQSPLVGNSAGSSQSPAKPSEGGSAESQPTASATAQSTPPVPPPSTLSPAPKIVSEQITPTIPSPTANNAPLPPCPDAKKDAVPEAEATTGEEEVKKKKKSKDDKKKEKEDEKRKVREKKEKEKADKERLKKEKERLEKEKKKGGKKRDKGGGEAEDKNGAAAAKDLA